One part of the Marichromatium purpuratum 984 genome encodes these proteins:
- a CDS encoding MBL fold metallo-hydrolase, with translation MKPSDLTILFDNHDPAGGPRTLWGFAALVRVNGQRLLFDTGSNGPALLRGMRAQGVDPATLDQVFLSHQHWDHIGGLDAVLDANPGVSCVLHDGFSAHLVEDIDGLCGELIVVGAEPRELAPGVFSTGRLEGPPDEQALVIDTGAGIALVSGCAHPGIETLVARARALADAPVRWVIGGLHLMRAESVEIAATVTALRDLGVEWVLPTHCTGAAGVAACQRLYGGHALGGGIGARVDFAALGATAQR, from the coding sequence GTGAAGCCTTCCGACCTGACCATCCTGTTCGACAACCATGATCCCGCCGGCGGTCCGCGTACGCTCTGGGGGTTTGCCGCACTGGTGCGGGTGAACGGTCAGCGCTTGCTGTTCGACACCGGCAGCAACGGCCCGGCGCTGTTGCGCGGGATGCGCGCCCAGGGGGTCGATCCGGCGACCCTCGATCAGGTCTTCCTCTCGCACCAGCACTGGGATCACATCGGCGGTCTGGATGCGGTGCTGGACGCCAATCCAGGTGTGTCCTGCGTGCTCCACGACGGCTTCTCGGCGCATCTGGTCGAGGACATCGACGGGCTCTGTGGCGAGCTGATCGTGGTCGGGGCCGAGCCGCGTGAACTCGCTCCTGGCGTGTTTTCCACCGGTCGGCTCGAGGGGCCGCCCGACGAGCAGGCGTTGGTGATCGACACCGGCGCCGGGATCGCCCTGGTCAGTGGCTGCGCCCACCCCGGGATCGAGACGCTGGTGGCACGTGCCCGCGCGCTCGCCGATGCCCCGGTGCGCTGGGTGATCGGCGGGCTGCATCTGATGCGTGCCGAGTCGGTGGAGATCGCGGCGACGGTGACCGCGCTGCGCGACCTCGGGGTCGAGTGGGTGCTGCCGACCCACTGCACCGGCGCCGCCGGGGTGGCCGCCTGTCAGCGCCTCTATGGTGGCCACGCGCTCGGCGGCGGGATCGGTGCCAGGGTCGATTTCGCCGCCCTGGGCGCGACCGCTCAGCGCTGA